From the genome of Sphingobacterium sp. UGAL515B_05:
AGAAAGACGACTACACATTCTATGCTGATTTTTTACCGGATCTTTATATTGGAAAGGACATGTTAGGCGACAAACGTCGAACATGGATGAATAGTCGGGGATTTCAGGTGGGATTGAATGTGGGGAATAAATTTACATTCAATACTTCTGCTTTTGAAAGTCAAGCCGTCTTTCCCAAATATCTGGATGATTATATTGTTGCGCACAAAGTTATTCCCGGGCAAGGAAATACAAAATTTCAGTCCAAGAATAAAATGGACTGGATGTATGCGACAGCCAGTATGACTTATGATGCGCATAAGTATATTCAGGCAACTTTGGCCTATGACAAAAACTTTATTGGGGATGGGTATCGATCGATGCTTTTATCGGACTTTTCCTCAAACTATGCGCATTTGAAATTGACTGGGACCATAGGGAATGTTCAATATACTTCGATTTGGGCCTATATGAATGATCCGACGCATCCTAGACAGGATTTGACCGGTACAATACCTATGGAAGGGCAGAATAATACGCGTTTAGGAGACGGAAAGAAATGGGGAGCTTTTCAATATCTTGATTGGAATGTTACCAATAAATTATCTGTTGGTTTCTTCCAGTCTGTGGTCTGGGCAGCTCAAGATGAAGGCGGAAAAAGAGGTTTTGATTTTAGTTATATAAGTCCAATTATTTTTATACGACCTGTTGAAAGTAATAATCGTACTTCGCCTGATAAAATGTTTTTAGGGTTGACCTCTAAATATAAATTACCTTATAGATTGACTGCCTACGGACAGTTTTTACTGGGTGAATTTACAGCGAAAGAGTTCTTTGCTGGGAATGGATATGCGCACAACAAATGGGGAGCCCAACTTGGTGTAAGAGGATATGATGTGTTTGGCGTTAAGAACTTGAATTTTCTTGCCGAGTATAATACCGCTAGGCCGTATACCTATGCGCACTTTAAATCGTATTCAAACTATAGCAACAATGCCGAACCATTGGCTCATCCAAAAGGGGCAAACTTTAGAGAGCTTGTTGGTCTTGTGAATTATGCATGGGATAGATGGGATTTCTCCTTACAGGGGATGTTTACCCAAAACGGACTTGATCTACCTGATGGAAGTAATATGGGGGGGGATATTTTCCAATCCTATAATACAATACCAAATTTATATGGAAACCATATTGCGCAAGGAATAAAGAACAATATCTATTATGCGGATGCTAAGGCTGCCTATGTGCTTAACCCCAAGTATAACCTTCGCTTAGAACTTGGTTATACCCAACGTTACGCAAAAGCACAATATGAAACACCGGTAGTCAATAAGTCTGGCGTTGTTTCATTTGGACTTCGCTCAAGTTTCCGGGCAATTTATAACGATTTATAGAAATGATATAAATCGAACTATATTTGAAATAGGACAAACTATATTGATTCGACTATAGGATCAATATAGTTTGTTTTTAAAACCATGTCTCAGGAAAAATGGACAACATAAGGGAGAAAGCTTTGATACAGTCGACATAAAATATCCGATGGTTGACGATCCCTTATTATGATTTGTTACGGCTTAAAAACGATCTATTTAAACAGAAAATGGTATGGGTTCGCTCCGGTTAGCCAATGGACCAGTACAAAAGTAATTATATTTCAATGAAAAAAATCCTCATTCTGAATGGCCCAAATTTGAATTTGTTGGGTGTAAGAGAGAAATCTATTTATGGTAGCCAAGATTTTCTTAGCTATTTTGAAGAGCTTAAACAACAGTTTGAAACGGTGCAATTGCACTATTTTCAAAGCAATTCAGAGGGGGGGGTAATTGATAAGATCCATGAAGTTGGTTTTGAATTTGACGGAATTGTGTTGAATGCCGGTGCGTATACACATACTTCTGTTGCTATTGGAGATGCAATTGCGGCAGTTACAACGCCTGTTATTGAAGTTCATATTAGCAATGTCCATCAAAGAGAAGAATTTCGCCATCATTCATTTCTGGCAAAGAATTGTAAAGGGGTGATCTGTGGTTTCGGTTTGGATAGCTACAGATTGGGTATCGAGGCGTTTATTAAATAATATCTTCTTTTGCAAGGAAGAGAAAAAATAGCTATAAAATAAAAAAGCGGGAATTCCCGCTTTTTTATTTTATAGCTAA
Proteins encoded in this window:
- the aroQ gene encoding type II 3-dehydroquinate dehydratase, translated to MKKILILNGPNLNLLGVREKSIYGSQDFLSYFEELKQQFETVQLHYFQSNSEGGVIDKIHEVGFEFDGIVLNAGAYTHTSVAIGDAIAAVTTPVIEVHISNVHQREEFRHHSFLAKNCKGVICGFGLDSYRLGIEAFIK
- a CDS encoding gliding motility protein RemB; translated protein: MRLNITKNNNLLRIVLASMGVGITFGGFAQIKSQPYSYHFYQKMNDAVYSTETRMHTSAKPFVIKDSLLLAKFDSIQSNKPVSSSNWFMRKIFNEHLVQVEKDDYTFYADFLPDLYIGKDMLGDKRRTWMNSRGFQVGLNVGNKFTFNTSAFESQAVFPKYLDDYIVAHKVIPGQGNTKFQSKNKMDWMYATASMTYDAHKYIQATLAYDKNFIGDGYRSMLLSDFSSNYAHLKLTGTIGNVQYTSIWAYMNDPTHPRQDLTGTIPMEGQNNTRLGDGKKWGAFQYLDWNVTNKLSVGFFQSVVWAAQDEGGKRGFDFSYISPIIFIRPVESNNRTSPDKMFLGLTSKYKLPYRLTAYGQFLLGEFTAKEFFAGNGYAHNKWGAQLGVRGYDVFGVKNLNFLAEYNTARPYTYAHFKSYSNYSNNAEPLAHPKGANFRELVGLVNYAWDRWDFSLQGMFTQNGLDLPDGSNMGGDIFQSYNTIPNLYGNHIAQGIKNNIYYADAKAAYVLNPKYNLRLELGYTQRYAKAQYETPVVNKSGVVSFGLRSSFRAIYNDL